One Desulfovibrio aminophilus genomic window carries:
- a CDS encoding zinc-ribbon domain-containing protein, whose amino-acid sequence MLVTCPKCQFSRELPEDKIPARAQVATCPKCKHKFRFRELPPEGADAASVAAAPADAAPTAESAETPPPAPPAPPAEEDIWERLGSIQPEQTEPQPGPAADDPFAADPERPEVEAPFERLDQYGFFPGITQTLRRVLFSPQLFFQAMPLRGMGKPLTFAVLLGQFQIFFQILWSMTGIMGDKPEVAPGTLGIGMVVALVLAPLFLSVFLFLESALFHFCLILFRAANKGFEGTFRVMAYSNAPLILSFVPVLGPIAAYLWGLGITVVGARHMHGASLGRVLGAFVLLLVIVGGVMGLMFYAAATIPPAAK is encoded by the coding sequence ATGCTCGTCACCTGTCCCAAATGCCAATTCAGCCGGGAACTCCCCGAAGACAAGATTCCGGCCCGGGCCCAAGTGGCCACCTGTCCCAAGTGCAAGCACAAGTTCCGCTTCCGCGAACTGCCGCCCGAAGGGGCCGACGCGGCTTCCGTGGCCGCCGCCCCCGCCGACGCGGCCCCGACCGCCGAATCCGCCGAAACGCCTCCCCCCGCTCCGCCCGCGCCTCCGGCCGAGGAGGACATCTGGGAGCGCCTGGGCTCGATCCAGCCGGAGCAGACCGAGCCGCAGCCCGGCCCGGCCGCCGACGACCCCTTCGCCGCCGACCCGGAACGCCCCGAGGTGGAGGCGCCCTTCGAGCGCCTGGACCAGTACGGCTTCTTCCCGGGCATCACCCAGACCCTGCGGCGGGTCCTGTTCTCGCCCCAGCTCTTCTTCCAGGCCATGCCCCTGCGCGGCATGGGCAAGCCCCTGACCTTCGCGGTCCTGCTGGGCCAGTTCCAGATCTTCTTCCAGATCCTCTGGAGCATGACCGGAATCATGGGCGACAAACCCGAGGTCGCGCCCGGCACCCTGGGCATCGGCATGGTGGTGGCCCTGGTCCTGGCCCCGCTCTTCCTCTCCGTGTTCCTCTTTCTGGAAAGCGCGCTCTTCCACTTCTGCCTCATCCTCTTCCGCGCGGCCAACAAGGGCTTCGAGGGCACCTTCCGGGTCATGGCCTACTCCAATGCGCCTCTGATCCTCTCCTTCGTGCCCGTGCTCGGCCCCATCGCGGCCTATCTCTGGGGCCTGGGCATCACGGTCGTCGGCGCGCGGCACATGCACGGCGCGAGCCTCGGGCGCGTGCTCGGGGCCTTCGTCCTGCTCCTGGTCATCGTGGGCGGCGTCATGGGCCTCATGTTCTACGCCGCCGCGACCATCCCCCCGGCCGCCAAATGA
- the ahbD gene encoding heme b synthase translates to MHDHAAKGVPFEHSGHPGGHPGGHPHGKSQDGVPQLRLIAWEVTRSCNLACKHCRAEAHPEPYEGELSTAEAKALIDTFPEAGSPIIIFTGGEPLMRHDLFELIPYAKSKGLRCVLAPNGTLLTAENAARIKEAGIERCSISIDAPDAAGHDAFRGVPGAFEASMRGIEHLKSAGLEFQINTTVTKDNLHQFKDIFQLAEKLGASAWHIFLLVPTGRAAELGAQIISAEEYEEVLNWFYDFRKTTSMQLKATCAPHYHRILRQRAKAEGVPVNFETFGLDAVSRGCLGGVGFCFISHSGIVQPCGYLDLVCGDVRQTPFPEIWRTSPQFLNLRNPKVYVGKCGVCEYEKVCGGCRARAQTMRGDYLEAEPLCSHTPIRMK, encoded by the coding sequence ATGCACGACCACGCCGCCAAGGGCGTTCCCTTCGAACATTCCGGCCACCCCGGCGGGCATCCGGGCGGGCATCCGCACGGCAAGTCCCAGGACGGAGTCCCGCAGCTGCGCCTCATCGCCTGGGAAGTGACCCGCTCCTGCAACCTGGCCTGCAAGCACTGCCGCGCCGAGGCCCACCCCGAACCCTACGAGGGCGAGCTGTCCACGGCCGAGGCCAAGGCCCTCATCGACACCTTCCCCGAGGCGGGCAGCCCGATCATCATCTTCACGGGCGGCGAGCCGCTCATGCGCCACGACCTGTTCGAGCTCATCCCCTACGCCAAGTCCAAGGGGCTGCGCTGCGTCCTGGCGCCCAACGGCACCCTGCTCACGGCCGAGAACGCGGCCCGGATCAAAGAGGCGGGCATCGAGCGCTGCTCCATCTCCATCGACGCGCCCGACGCCGCCGGTCACGACGCCTTCCGGGGCGTGCCCGGGGCCTTCGAGGCCTCCATGCGCGGCATCGAGCACCTCAAGTCCGCGGGCCTGGAATTCCAGATCAACACCACGGTGACCAAGGACAACCTCCACCAGTTCAAGGACATCTTCCAGCTGGCCGAGAAACTGGGCGCGTCGGCCTGGCACATCTTCCTGCTCGTGCCCACGGGCCGCGCCGCCGAACTGGGGGCCCAGATCATCTCCGCCGAGGAGTACGAGGAAGTCCTCAACTGGTTCTACGACTTCCGCAAGACCACGAGCATGCAGCTCAAGGCCACCTGCGCGCCCCACTACCACCGCATCCTGCGCCAACGGGCCAAGGCCGAGGGCGTGCCGGTGAACTTCGAGACCTTCGGCCTGGACGCCGTGAGCCGGGGCTGCCTCGGCGGCGTGGGCTTCTGCTTCATCTCCCACTCGGGCATCGTCCAGCCCTGCGGCTACCTCGACCTCGTCTGCGGCGACGTGCGCCAAACCCCCTTCCCGGAAATCTGGCGCACCTCCCCCCAGTTCCTCAACCTGCGCAACCCCAAGGTCTACGTGGGCAAGTGCGGGGTCTGCGAGTACGAAAAGGTCTGCGGCGGCTGCCGCGCCCGGGCCCAGACCATGCGCGGCGACTACCTCGAAGCCGAGCCCCTCTGCTCCCACACGCCGATTCGGATGAAGTAG
- a CDS encoding OmpA family protein, translated as MKHIALALPLFLFLAACGHVDLAVTDQTRIYRDAPVQRTPLLVSVQPKERTYAPIKALVYPLWVSQRTIDQRTIGRSLGRVMVQTWNAQQLFPALVYDEDLVYRNAEKAVIQGRMRGADVVVTGVVSYYYDGGSLDDSGISLRVNIFDTRSGQAIFSMEQAARIESHLVEDWILWSARTRLPPSPMQAMVASIAQDMSVPLASWLPPPDEVFADTSADISRGLTARPASPTSEATPLREQELTSEHGTAKSMAQAIAGESHGRAPGVNLMVHFDTDKAVIRPESFPLLDELGKALSSDPLKGKRFVIAGHTDSDASEAHNMQLGMARAEAVKDYLMRKFQIPGDRLVTESYGKTRPIAPNNTPDGKQRNRRVEVRLAS; from the coding sequence ATGAAACACATCGCCTTGGCCCTGCCCCTGTTCCTGTTCCTGGCCGCCTGCGGCCACGTGGACCTGGCCGTGACCGACCAGACCAGGATTTATCGGGACGCCCCGGTGCAACGCACCCCGCTGCTCGTCTCCGTGCAGCCGAAGGAGCGCACCTACGCGCCCATCAAGGCCCTGGTCTATCCCCTCTGGGTCTCCCAGCGGACCATCGACCAGCGGACCATCGGCCGCTCCCTGGGCCGGGTCATGGTCCAGACCTGGAACGCCCAGCAGCTCTTCCCGGCGCTCGTGTACGACGAGGACCTCGTCTACCGGAACGCGGAGAAGGCCGTGATCCAGGGCCGCATGCGCGGCGCGGACGTGGTGGTCACGGGCGTGGTCAGCTACTACTACGACGGCGGCAGCCTGGACGACTCGGGCATCTCCCTGCGGGTGAACATCTTCGACACCCGCTCGGGCCAGGCCATCTTCTCCATGGAGCAGGCCGCGCGCATCGAGTCGCATCTCGTGGAGGACTGGATTCTCTGGTCCGCGCGCACCCGTCTGCCCCCCTCGCCCATGCAGGCCATGGTCGCGTCCATCGCCCAGGACATGTCCGTGCCGCTGGCCTCCTGGCTGCCCCCGCCGGACGAGGTCTTCGCCGATACGAGCGCGGACATCTCGCGCGGGCTCACCGCGCGCCCGGCCTCCCCGACCTCGGAGGCCACCCCTCTGCGCGAGCAGGAACTCACCTCCGAACACGGCACGGCCAAAAGCATGGCCCAGGCCATCGCGGGCGAGAGCCACGGACGCGCCCCGGGCGTGAACCTGATGGTCCACTTCGACACGGACAAGGCCGTGATCCGGCCCGAGTCGTTCCCGCTCCTGGACGAGCTGGGCAAGGCCCTGAGCTCCGACCCGCTCAAGGGCAAGAGGTTCGTCATCGCCGGGCACACGGACTCGGACGCCAGCGAGGCCCACAACATGCAGCTCGGCATGGCCCGGGCCGAGGCGGTCAAGGATTACCTGATGCGGAAGTTCCAGATTCCCGGCGACCGGCTCGTCACCGAGAGCTACGGCAAGACCCGGCCCATCGCGCCCAACAACACGCCCGACGGCAAGCAGCGCAACCGCCGCGTGGAGGTGCGCCTGGCCTCCTAG
- the ahbC gene encoding 12,18-didecarboxysiroheme deacetylase, translated as MIGISKLYCGAVEASDALRYGRHSGKLPSHLLQFSADKKPVVVWNMTQRCNLKCVHCYAHAVDPKGTDPISTEQAKVMIDDLAAYGAPVMLFSGGEPLVREDLVELAKYATSKGMRAVISTNGTLITKRKAKELKEVGLSYVGISLDGSEPVHDAFRKVTGCYKKALEGVANCQAEGLKVGLRFTINKRNAGEIPHLFDLIEKLDVPRICFYHLVYSGRGSELINEDLNHAETRAVVDLIMDRTRALFDKGLEKEVLTVDNHADGPYLYYRMLREDPKRAADVLQLLSWNEGNSSGRGIGCISWDGQVHADQFMRHHTFGNVLERPFSQIWDDPNIELLHKMKDKRPHVGGRCAKCRFLNICGGNFRARAEAWYGDFWAQDPACYLTDEEITGEPVGVRD; from the coding sequence ATGATCGGAATCTCCAAGCTCTATTGCGGCGCCGTGGAAGCCTCGGACGCCCTGCGCTACGGCCGCCATTCCGGCAAGCTCCCCTCGCACCTCCTCCAGTTCTCCGCGGACAAGAAGCCCGTGGTGGTCTGGAACATGACCCAGCGCTGCAACCTCAAATGCGTGCATTGCTACGCCCATGCCGTGGACCCCAAGGGCACGGACCCCATCAGCACGGAGCAGGCCAAGGTCATGATCGACGACCTGGCCGCCTACGGCGCGCCGGTCATGCTCTTTTCCGGCGGCGAGCCCCTGGTCCGCGAGGACCTGGTGGAGCTGGCCAAGTACGCCACCTCCAAGGGCATGCGCGCGGTCATCAGCACCAACGGCACCCTGATCACCAAGCGCAAGGCCAAGGAGCTCAAGGAAGTCGGCCTCTCCTACGTCGGCATTTCCCTGGACGGCTCCGAGCCCGTGCACGACGCCTTCCGCAAGGTGACCGGCTGCTACAAAAAGGCCCTGGAGGGCGTGGCCAACTGCCAGGCCGAAGGCCTGAAGGTCGGCCTGCGCTTCACCATCAACAAGCGCAACGCCGGGGAGATCCCCCATCTCTTCGACCTCATCGAGAAGCTCGACGTCCCGCGCATCTGCTTCTACCACCTGGTCTACTCCGGCCGGGGCTCCGAGCTCATCAACGAGGACCTGAACCACGCCGAGACCCGGGCCGTGGTGGACCTCATCATGGACCGCACCCGCGCCCTCTTCGACAAGGGCCTGGAGAAGGAGGTCCTCACCGTGGACAACCACGCCGACGGCCCCTACCTCTACTACCGCATGCTGCGCGAGGACCCGAAGCGCGCCGCCGACGTGCTCCAGCTGCTGTCCTGGAACGAGGGCAACTCCTCCGGCCGGGGCATCGGCTGCATCTCCTGGGACGGCCAGGTCCACGCCGACCAGTTCATGCGCCACCACACCTTCGGCAATGTGCTCGAACGCCCCTTCTCCCAGATCTGGGACGACCCGAACATCGAGCTGCTGCACAAGATGAAGGACAAGCGCCCCCACGTGGGCGGCCGCTGCGCCAAGTGCCGCTTCCTGAACATCTGCGGCGGCAACTTCCGCGCCCGGGCCGAGGCCTGGTACGGCGACTTCTGGGCCCAGGACCCGGCCTGCTACCTGACGGACGAGGAAATCACGGGCGAACCCGTGGGCGTGCGCGACTAA
- the hemB gene encoding porphobilinogen synthase, with product MNEFFRGRRLRRTPALRAMIRENEVRPQDLIMPYFVVETDDASFKKPIASMPGQFQLGPKALEETVAKAVDQGLMSVLLFGIPKVKDEKASQAYADEGVVQEAVRRLKDRFPQLVVVTDVCLCEYTSHGHCGLLRGEEILNDPTVELLAKAALSHARAGADIVAPSDMMDGRVAAIRDTLDENGFNDLPVMSYAVKYASAFYGPFRDAAESAPAFGDRKTHQMDPANRREALREAEADAAEGADILMVKPGLPYLDILRDLSDSFDLPVAVYNVSGEYSMVKAAAANGWIDEKRIVLETLTAFKRAGADLILTYHAEEALGWLDK from the coding sequence ATGAACGAATTCTTCCGGGGCCGCAGACTGCGCCGCACTCCGGCCCTGCGCGCCATGATCCGCGAAAACGAGGTCCGGCCCCAGGACCTCATCATGCCCTACTTCGTGGTGGAGACCGACGACGCCTCGTTCAAGAAGCCCATCGCCTCCATGCCCGGCCAGTTCCAGCTCGGCCCCAAGGCCCTGGAGGAGACCGTGGCCAAGGCCGTGGACCAGGGCCTCATGAGCGTCCTGCTCTTCGGCATCCCCAAGGTGAAGGACGAGAAGGCGTCCCAGGCCTACGCCGACGAGGGCGTGGTCCAGGAGGCCGTGCGCCGTCTCAAGGACCGCTTCCCGCAGCTGGTGGTCGTCACCGACGTCTGCCTCTGCGAGTACACCTCCCACGGCCACTGCGGCCTGCTGCGCGGCGAGGAGATCCTCAACGACCCCACCGTGGAGCTGCTGGCCAAGGCCGCCCTGTCCCACGCCCGGGCCGGGGCCGACATCGTGGCCCCCTCGGACATGATGGACGGCCGGGTGGCCGCCATCCGCGACACCCTGGACGAAAACGGCTTCAACGATCTCCCGGTCATGTCCTACGCCGTGAAATACGCCTCGGCCTTCTACGGCCCGTTCCGCGACGCGGCCGAGAGCGCCCCGGCCTTCGGCGACCGCAAGACCCACCAGATGGACCCGGCCAACCGCCGCGAGGCCCTGCGCGAGGCCGAGGCCGACGCGGCCGAGGGCGCGGACATCCTCATGGTCAAACCCGGCCTGCCCTACCTGGACATCCTCCGCGACCTGAGCGACTCCTTCGACCTGCCCGTGGCCGTGTACAACGTCAGCGGCGAGTACAGCATGGTCAAGGCCGCCGCGGCCAACGGCTGGATCGACGAGAAGCGCATCGTCCTGGAGACCCTGACCGCCTTCAAACGCGCCGGGGCCGACCTCATCCTCACCTATCACGCCGAGGAAGCCCTCGGCTGGCTGGACAAGTAG